A genomic segment from Desulfonatronum lacustre DSM 10312 encodes:
- a CDS encoding permease has translation MIPLFSFTNNPPSPMLDALLHAKMIFLSIVFESFPFILLGALFSSLVLVLIPEHFFRRWLPENPWLSLLPAVLLSALFPICECAIIPVIRSLVRKGMPLAAGAVFLVAAPVLNPVVAASTLFAFGLNPDVLILRLALSAVAALLVGSVVCLLRGRLEKDFPRELPMDHGHAPKSLRRAATWHEIARHTSSEFFTVGCYFIFGALIASLFQTFLHQAVLLDIGSAPWSSTVVMMILAYLLSLCSAADAFVAASFGAAFTLPSLLAFLVFGPMLDLKNTAMLVGYFPARFVAVFILSGTLTVFLLVMGLHFLGVQ, from the coding sequence ATGATTCCGCTTTTCTCCTTTACCAACAACCCTCCCAGCCCCATGCTCGACGCCCTGTTACACGCCAAGATGATCTTTCTGAGCATCGTCTTTGAATCCTTTCCCTTCATTCTCCTGGGAGCGTTGTTTTCCTCCCTGGTGCTGGTACTCATTCCGGAACATTTTTTCCGGCGTTGGCTGCCGGAGAATCCCTGGTTGTCCCTGCTCCCGGCGGTACTGCTCAGCGCCCTGTTTCCCATCTGCGAGTGCGCCATTATTCCGGTGATCCGCAGCCTGGTGCGCAAGGGCATGCCGTTGGCCGCCGGGGCGGTCTTCCTGGTGGCCGCGCCGGTGCTCAACCCGGTGGTGGCGGCGTCCACCTTGTTCGCTTTTGGCCTGAACCCGGACGTGCTTATCCTGCGGCTGGCCCTGTCGGCCGTGGCGGCCCTGCTTGTCGGCTCGGTGGTCTGCCTGCTGCGCGGTAGATTGGAGAAGGACTTCCCCCGTGAACTGCCCATGGACCACGGCCATGCGCCCAAGAGTCTGCGGCGGGCCGCGACGTGGCATGAGATCGCCCGGCACACCTCGTCCGAATTTTTCACCGTGGGCTGCTATTTCATCTTCGGTGCGCTGATCGCCTCCCTGTTCCAGACCTTTCTGCACCAGGCCGTGCTTCTGGACATCGGTTCCGCGCCGTGGTCCTCCACCGTGGTGATGATGATCCTGGCCTACCTCTTGTCCCTGTGCTCAGCGGCGGACGCCTTCGTGGCGGCATCCTTCGGCGCGGCCTTCACCCTGCCCTCGCTGCTGGCCTTTCTGGTCTTCGGCCCCATGCTGGATCTCAAAAACACGGCGATGCTCGTGGGCTATTTCCCGGCCCGGTTCGTGGCCGTGTTCATTCTCAGTGGAACCCTGACCGTTTTTCTTTTGGTGATGGGCTTGCATTTTCTGGGCGTCCAGTGA
- a CDS encoding class II fructose-bisphosphate aldolase, with amino-acid sequence MPLCNLTQCLNALPSKAAVGCFSVSNLESLLAVVAAAEAEGKPAVVSLDESDLGDGKLGPLAQAALFVARRADVPMTVHLNHGRSLAGIREALELGLPSVMFDGSGLALEENIRLTREACELAHEAGAEIEGEYGPLLVQFKDMDPVLDFLERTGVDFLAFSVPKGLPHSEYAERIALLAELTVRTSVPLVLHGASRLPVPVLQQALRHGVRKINVHTEILRALARGIQQGQRRESAENPLVWLEAAAEEVQSVVRERIRFYSGIVSSTL; translated from the coding sequence ATGCCGCTTTGCAATCTCACCCAATGCCTGAACGCCCTCCCCTCGAAAGCGGCAGTGGGCTGTTTCAGCGTCTCCAACCTGGAAAGCCTGCTGGCCGTGGTGGCTGCGGCGGAGGCGGAGGGCAAGCCCGCCGTCGTTTCCTTGGATGAGAGTGATCTGGGGGACGGGAAACTCGGTCCTCTGGCCCAAGCCGCCTTGTTCGTGGCCCGGAGAGCGGACGTGCCCATGACCGTGCATCTGAACCACGGGCGGTCTTTGGCCGGAATCCGCGAAGCCCTGGAACTGGGGCTGCCGTCGGTGATGTTCGACGGTTCCGGTCTGGCCCTGGAAGAAAATATCCGCCTGACCCGTGAAGCTTGTGAACTGGCCCATGAAGCCGGGGCCGAGATCGAAGGCGAATACGGCCCGCTCCTCGTCCAATTCAAGGATATGGATCCAGTGCTGGATTTTCTGGAGCGGACCGGAGTCGACTTCCTGGCCTTTTCGGTCCCCAAGGGGCTGCCTCATTCCGAATATGCCGAGCGCATCGCCCTGCTGGCCGAACTGACCGTCAGGACATCCGTCCCCCTGGTGCTGCACGGGGCCAGCCGCTTGCCGGTTCCCGTGTTGCAACAAGCCCTGCGGCACGGGGTGCGCAAGATCAACGTGCATACGGAAATCCTGCGCGCCCTGGCTCGGGGGATTCAGCAGGGACAGCGCCGGGAGAGCGCGGAGAATCCCCTGGTTTGGCTGGAAGCGGCCGCTGAGGAAGTCCAAAGCGTGGTGCGCGAGCGTATCCGGTTCTATTCCGGAATTGTGTCGTCCACCCTTTGA
- a CDS encoding type II toxin-antitoxin system ParD family antitoxin: MPTRNVVLTDHQTQFVEQLVTSGRYQNASEVLREGLRLVERREQEQGLRLQALREAVAVGIADIESGLFTSFSSADDLQAHFAELFAHAEKSC; this comes from the coding sequence ATGCCAACACGGAATGTCGTCCTGACAGACCATCAAACTCAATTCGTGGAACAGCTCGTCACGTCGGGCCGCTATCAAAACGCCAGCGAGGTGCTGCGGGAAGGACTGCGCTTGGTTGAACGGCGTGAACAGGAACAAGGTTTGCGTCTGCAAGCTTTGCGTGAAGCCGTTGCTGTCGGTATTGCCGATATTGAATCCGGGCTGTTTACCTCCTTTTCATCCGCGGACGATTTACAGGCTCACTTTGCCGAGCTGTTTGCGCATGCTGAAAAGTCCTGCTGA
- a CDS encoding UxaA family hydrolase produces the protein METKFLGYRRENGRVGVRNHVIILPLDDLSNSACEAVGNNVKGTLALPHAYGRLQFGEDLELHFRTLIGTGSNPNVAAVVVIGIEPQWTNRVVEGIAKTGKPVTGFAIEQNGDFNTICAASRKAMEYVQWASEIQRTECDVKELWISTKCGESDTTSGIATNPTVGNAYDKLYEQGSTLLFGETTELTGGEHLVLERCVNDEVRKQFQFYFDRYAKVVDDNKTSDLSDSQPTKGNIEGGLTTIEEKALGNIQKIGTKAPVVGCLDKAETPTGPGLWFMDSSSAAAEMVTLCAAAGFVVHHFPTGQGNIIGNPILPVIKLCANPRTLRTMSEHFDVDVSGLVRREINLDQAGDKLIDMTLRTANGRLTAAEALGHREFIFTRLYESA, from the coding sequence ATGGAGACCAAGTTTCTCGGATATCGTCGTGAAAACGGCCGCGTGGGAGTGCGCAACCATGTGATCATCCTGCCCCTGGACGACCTGTCCAACTCGGCCTGCGAGGCCGTGGGCAACAATGTCAAGGGCACGCTGGCCCTACCCCACGCCTATGGACGGTTGCAGTTCGGCGAGGATCTGGAGCTGCATTTCCGCACCCTGATCGGCACCGGCTCCAACCCCAACGTGGCCGCCGTGGTGGTCATCGGCATCGAGCCCCAGTGGACCAACCGGGTTGTGGAAGGCATTGCCAAGACCGGCAAACCCGTGACCGGGTTCGCCATTGAGCAGAACGGGGATTTCAACACCATCTGCGCCGCGTCCCGCAAGGCCATGGAATACGTGCAGTGGGCCAGCGAAATCCAGCGCACCGAGTGCGACGTGAAGGAACTGTGGATCTCCACCAAGTGCGGTGAGTCCGACACCACATCCGGTATCGCCACCAATCCCACCGTGGGCAATGCCTACGATAAACTCTACGAGCAAGGATCGACCCTGCTCTTCGGTGAGACCACGGAGCTGACCGGCGGTGAGCACCTGGTGCTGGAGCGCTGCGTCAATGACGAGGTGCGCAAACAGTTCCAGTTCTACTTCGACCGCTACGCCAAAGTCGTGGACGACAACAAGACCAGCGATCTGTCCGACTCCCAGCCCACCAAGGGCAACATCGAGGGCGGCCTGACCACCATCGAGGAAAAGGCCCTGGGCAACATCCAGAAGATCGGGACCAAGGCCCCGGTGGTCGGCTGCCTGGACAAGGCCGAAACGCCCACCGGCCCCGGCCTCTGGTTCATGGACTCCTCCTCTGCGGCCGCGGAAATGGTCACCCTGTGCGCCGCCGCCGGCTTCGTGGTCCATCACTTCCCCACGGGCCAGGGCAACATCATCGGCAACCCGATCCTCCCGGTGATCAAGCTCTGCGCCAACCCCCGGACCCTGCGGACCATGAGCGAACACTTCGACGTGGACGTGTCCGGCCTGGTGCGCCGGGAGATCAACCTGGATCAGGCCGGCGACAAACTCATTGACATGACCCTGCGCACGGCCAACGGCCGCCTGACCGCCGCCGAAGCCCTGGGACACCGGGAATTCATCTTCACCCGGCTGTACGAGAGCGCATAG
- a CDS encoding UxaA family hydrolase, producing the protein MAIDYLVHEAADGVGVVVVEGVKAGQEITGWVMKEDQTVKTTVLNDIPIGHKLALKDFAAGDTVIKYNTDIGKVVAPIKKGEHAHVHNIKTKRW; encoded by the coding sequence ATGGCTATTGATTATCTTGTGCACGAGGCCGCAGACGGCGTGGGCGTCGTTGTGGTGGAGGGAGTGAAGGCCGGTCAGGAGATTACCGGCTGGGTGATGAAGGAAGACCAGACCGTCAAGACAACGGTCCTCAACGACATCCCCATTGGTCACAAGCTGGCCCTGAAGGATTTCGCCGCGGGCGACACGGTCATCAAGTACAACACGGATATCGGAAAAGTGGTCGCGCCCATCAAGAAAGGCGAACATGCCCACGTTCACAACATCAAAACCAAAAGGTGGTAA
- a CDS encoding HesA/MoeB/ThiF family protein — protein sequence MTQPSAQTHLTDSEILERARESGRTIRQEVLLALEHGEMPLRYQRNGQCLSPSDQAILARAHVVLVGCGGLGGHVLESLVRTGVGRITACDPDVFEPSNANRQLLATTRTMGRSKAQAAQARAGEINPLVEVTAVAEEVILDRLHGAQVVADCLGGALHRRGLQTMAAQAGIPLVSAAVSGWNVLVGSAWPGEPGLGEFMSNGAGPSAEQLQGNPCSTVALAASLQATELIHILLGIPSALRGNLLMVDLVEMRFSTVSLHTRDG from the coding sequence ATGACCCAGCCCTCGGCGCAAACCCATCTTACTGACAGCGAGATTCTGGAGCGTGCTCGTGAGTCCGGTCGAACGATTCGCCAGGAGGTGTTGCTGGCCCTGGAGCACGGCGAAATGCCCCTGCGCTACCAGCGCAACGGCCAGTGCCTGAGTCCTTCGGATCAGGCCATCCTGGCCCGGGCGCACGTGGTTTTGGTCGGATGCGGCGGACTTGGCGGGCACGTCCTGGAGTCCTTGGTCCGGACCGGAGTGGGCCGGATCACGGCCTGCGATCCGGACGTCTTTGAACCGAGCAACGCCAACCGCCAGCTCTTGGCCACCACGCGAACCATGGGCCGTTCCAAGGCCCAGGCGGCCCAGGCCCGGGCCGGTGAGATCAATCCCCTGGTCGAAGTGACGGCCGTGGCCGAGGAAGTGATCCTGGATCGGCTGCACGGGGCTCAGGTCGTGGCCGATTGTCTGGGAGGAGCGTTGCATCGCCGCGGCCTGCAAACCATGGCCGCCCAGGCCGGAATCCCCCTGGTTTCCGCAGCTGTCTCCGGCTGGAACGTGCTGGTGGGCAGCGCGTGGCCCGGAGAGCCGGGGCTGGGCGAGTTCATGAGCAACGGTGCCGGGCCTTCGGCGGAACAGCTTCAGGGCAATCCCTGCTCCACGGTGGCCCTGGCCGCATCTCTGCAAGCCACGGAGTTGATTCACATCCTGCTCGGGATTCCCTCCGCCTTGCGCGGGAACCTGCTGATGGTCGACCTGGTTGAGATGCGATTCTCTACGGTCAGTCTGCACACGCGGGACGGTTGA
- the larA gene encoding nickel-dependent lactate racemase: MEILLKYGKGTRMLRLPDRVEVVVMTPRDLPVIGDLSGALHEALDAPMDALPLEQRSMPSSVAIAVPDETRPAPLKRLLPVLLKRIFRAWPELRPEKVAVVVGGGLHPAPDAAQMARILPDDLHGCAVVAHDALTSPMTSFGTTSRGTPVEVNAAIGEADLKIVVGMVDPHQFQGMTGGSKGITIGCASKAMIERNHSLMADPAARVGNIADNPTRLDLNEAGRMIDIDLAVNVCLNPGKQAVGLFVGEPEAALRAGAAVTEQVYGLPLDRPFEMVIASCGGDPKDICLYQAQKGLNMASQCAEEGGKILLLAACGQGVGDPHYENYVRRFSCPVEQMREFAEQGFRMGAHKAFLFSRTLTRFTVVVDSEMDARSLAQCHLTKGDAQATLDAWLATYPENGRPRIAVVPNANTTYFYRPTEGRR; the protein is encoded by the coding sequence ATGGAAATTCTGCTCAAGTATGGAAAAGGAACCAGAATGCTTCGCCTGCCGGACCGGGTCGAGGTGGTGGTGATGACGCCCAGGGATCTGCCGGTCATCGGGGATTTGTCCGGAGCCCTGCATGAAGCCTTGGACGCCCCAATGGACGCCCTGCCCCTGGAGCAACGGTCCATGCCCTCAAGTGTGGCCATAGCCGTTCCGGATGAGACCCGGCCCGCGCCGTTGAAACGACTGCTTCCGGTGCTGCTCAAGCGCATTTTCCGGGCGTGGCCGGAGCTGCGTCCGGAGAAGGTTGCCGTGGTGGTGGGCGGCGGGCTGCATCCGGCCCCGGACGCGGCCCAGATGGCCCGCATCCTGCCGGATGACCTGCACGGCTGCGCCGTCGTGGCCCACGATGCCCTGACCTCGCCCATGACCTCCTTCGGGACGACCTCACGGGGGACGCCGGTGGAGGTCAACGCGGCCATCGGCGAGGCGGATCTGAAGATCGTGGTGGGCATGGTGGATCCGCACCAGTTCCAGGGCATGACCGGCGGCTCCAAGGGCATCACCATCGGCTGCGCATCCAAGGCCATGATCGAGCGCAACCATTCCCTGATGGCCGATCCCGCGGCCCGGGTCGGGAACATCGCGGACAATCCGACCCGGTTGGATTTGAACGAGGCCGGGCGGATGATCGACATTGATTTGGCCGTGAACGTCTGCCTGAATCCGGGCAAACAGGCCGTGGGCTTGTTCGTGGGCGAGCCGGAGGCCGCGCTGCGGGCCGGAGCCGCGGTTACGGAGCAGGTTTACGGCCTGCCTTTGGACCGGCCCTTTGAGATGGTCATCGCCTCCTGTGGCGGAGATCCCAAGGATATCTGTCTGTATCAGGCCCAGAAAGGATTGAACATGGCTTCCCAGTGCGCGGAAGAGGGCGGAAAAATCCTGCTTCTGGCGGCCTGCGGCCAAGGGGTGGGTGATCCGCACTACGAGAACTATGTCCGGCGGTTTTCGTGTCCGGTGGAACAGATGCGGGAGTTCGCGGAGCAGGGGTTTCGGATGGGCGCGCACAAAGCGTTTCTGTTCAGCCGGACCCTGACCAGGTTCACCGTGGTGGTGGATTCGGAAATGGATGCCCGATCCCTGGCCCAGTGCCATCTGACCAAGGGAGATGCACAAGCCACCCTGGACGCATGGCTGGCGACGTACCCAGAGAACGGACGTCCGCGTATCGCCGTGGTGCCCAACGCCAATACCACCTATTTCTATCGGCCCACGGAAGGGCGGAGGTGA
- a CDS encoding MoaD/ThiS family protein has product MMGDTGQGTGRAGEAEVTVRVRLESILAEHAPANPEAYPVPENCTLAELIQLLGLREDQVMFAFVNGHMATLQTRLPDKASVSLCPFICGG; this is encoded by the coding sequence ATGATGGGCGATACGGGTCAAGGAACAGGACGAGCCGGGGAGGCGGAGGTGACGGTCAGGGTGCGGCTGGAGTCCATTCTGGCGGAACATGCACCGGCGAATCCGGAAGCGTATCCAGTTCCGGAGAACTGCACCCTGGCGGAGCTGATTCAGTTGTTGGGACTGCGTGAGGATCAGGTGATGTTCGCCTTTGTCAACGGTCACATGGCCACATTGCAAACCAGACTTCCGGACAAGGCTTCGGTTTCGCTTTGCCCGTTCATTTGCGGCGGATGA
- a CDS encoding aldehyde ferredoxin oxidoreductase family protein, whose amino-acid sequence MPFGYNGKILIVDLTNQTWSVDEHDEAWYRTYWGGGALASWYMLKHIPPKADPLGPDNVLVFAASVLCGSGLSGFNRYTVAAMNPLTNGFGESEAAGYFGPELKHAGFDAVVFTGKAPKPVYLWINKGQVELRDAAGIWGLENAPALDAIREELQEASEGKKVRIASIGPAGENMVRLACVINELAHANGRCGMGAVMGSKNLKAVVVRGDAESMTLADPEALKELNKWHRARIGEHMPSVNMRKFGTVQHLMAQQNSGILPTRNWKDCQFEDAAKLGWDGYEKIQDGTHTCYKCSVACKRKVNNTSEKRYGGPEYETLAALGSMCGVGDLDAVCKGHERCNALGLDSVGTGAVVAMAMELAEKGILTAEDLGGRAITFGDGPGMLELVEKIAARDGIGDTLAEGVKRAAQRIGKGAEEYAFHVKGQEPAFHDPRGKTGVGLGFALSPTGADHIEAPHEVPFQGEGVKLVNPLGIFVAPQALDNGPDKVRYFIAGEKTWAMNNTLGLCNFVVAPLFSMTYDKLGEAVEAITGWRTSLHELMLVAERSIVLARMFNVREGMTSKDDKLFRRMFEPLPDGVLKGRTIDPDSFQQAVDLYYAMMGWDENGVPNKGTLYRLSLDWLV is encoded by the coding sequence ATGCCGTTTGGTTACAATGGGAAAATTCTTATCGTGGATCTGACCAATCAAACCTGGTCCGTGGATGAACACGACGAGGCTTGGTACCGCACCTACTGGGGCGGCGGAGCCCTGGCCTCCTGGTACATGCTCAAGCATATTCCGCCCAAAGCCGATCCCCTGGGTCCGGACAACGTCCTGGTCTTTGCCGCTTCCGTGCTTTGCGGCTCCGGCCTGTCGGGTTTCAACCGCTACACCGTCGCGGCCATGAATCCCTTGACCAACGGTTTCGGTGAATCCGAGGCAGCGGGGTATTTCGGACCGGAACTGAAGCATGCCGGATTTGACGCCGTGGTCTTCACCGGCAAGGCCCCCAAGCCGGTTTATTTGTGGATCAACAAGGGCCAGGTGGAGCTGCGGGACGCCGCTGGGATCTGGGGGCTGGAAAACGCTCCGGCCCTGGACGCCATCCGTGAGGAGCTCCAAGAAGCATCGGAAGGCAAGAAGGTCCGCATCGCTTCCATCGGGCCGGCCGGGGAAAATATGGTCCGTCTGGCCTGCGTGATCAACGAGCTGGCCCATGCCAACGGCCGCTGCGGCATGGGCGCGGTGATGGGCTCAAAAAATCTGAAGGCCGTGGTTGTTCGCGGGGATGCGGAAAGCATGACCCTGGCCGATCCGGAGGCCCTCAAGGAGCTGAACAAATGGCACCGGGCGCGCATCGGCGAGCACATGCCCTCGGTGAACATGCGCAAGTTCGGCACGGTTCAGCACCTGATGGCCCAGCAGAATTCCGGCATTCTGCCCACCCGTAACTGGAAGGACTGTCAGTTCGAGGATGCGGCCAAGCTGGGCTGGGACGGCTACGAGAAGATCCAGGACGGGACGCACACCTGCTACAAATGCTCCGTGGCCTGCAAGCGCAAGGTGAATAACACATCGGAGAAGCGCTACGGAGGTCCGGAGTACGAAACCTTGGCCGCCTTGGGCTCCATGTGCGGCGTGGGCGACCTGGACGCGGTCTGCAAGGGTCATGAGCGCTGCAACGCCCTGGGGCTGGACTCCGTGGGCACCGGCGCGGTGGTGGCCATGGCCATGGAACTGGCGGAGAAGGGCATCCTTACCGCCGAAGATCTGGGCGGCAGAGCGATTACCTTTGGCGACGGCCCCGGCATGCTGGAGTTGGTGGAGAAGATCGCGGCCCGTGACGGCATTGGCGACACTTTGGCCGAAGGCGTCAAGCGTGCGGCCCAGCGCATCGGCAAGGGCGCGGAGGAATACGCCTTCCACGTCAAGGGCCAGGAACCGGCTTTTCACGACCCCCGGGGCAAGACCGGCGTGGGCCTGGGCTTTGCCCTGTCCCCCACGGGCGCGGACCATATCGAGGCTCCCCATGAAGTGCCCTTTCAGGGCGAGGGAGTGAAGCTGGTCAACCCGCTGGGCATCTTCGTCGCGCCTCAGGCCCTGGATAACGGGCCGGACAAGGTCCGCTACTTCATTGCCGGGGAAAAGACCTGGGCCATGAACAACACCCTGGGCCTGTGCAATTTCGTGGTCGCCCCCCTGTTTTCCATGACCTACGACAAGCTGGGCGAGGCCGTGGAGGCCATCACCGGCTGGCGCACCAGCCTGCATGAACTGATGCTGGTGGCTGAGCGCTCCATTGTCCTGGCCCGGATGTTCAATGTCCGCGAGGGCATGACCAGCAAGGACGACAAGCTCTTCCGGCGGATGTTCGAGCCGCTGCCCGACGGCGTGCTCAAGGGCCGGACCATTGACCCGGATTCCTTCCAGCAGGCCGTGGATCTCTACTATGCCATGATGGGCTGGGACGAGAACGGCGTTCCGAACAAGGGGACGCTGTACAGGCTGAGTTTGGATTGGCTGGTGTGA
- a CDS encoding TRAP transporter large permease, which yields MEISVLAMVLLSLGAMFLLGMPVFMSLAVASAVALVYGGYLPMSVIHNSIFDGLNIFPLLAIPCFVIAGTLMEYGNITNQIVNVVKQLVGRMHGGLGVTTILACTFFAAISGSGPGTVAAVGTILVPAMIRTGYSKDYAASVASSGGTIGLLIPPSNPMIIYAILGNVSVTAMFTAGFLPGFIVGFSMCMTAWLVARQKGFGLSEEIEPFCMGNFLRCCLKSFFSLITPVIILGSIYTGLATPVEASVLAIAWALFVGFVINRALTLSGVYKSLLEGSLICGAVLLIVGTSTLFGRILTFEEAPQRLAALVLGVSEDPFMVLMMIVGVLVILGMFMETLSTIIILVPVLMPMIHMLGIDPIHFGVVLVLTNQVALSTPPLGVNLFVASRIANVSVERIAVGVLPYLVALFACILLISFFPKISTILPEIFLGYVAR from the coding sequence ATGGAAATCAGTGTCTTGGCAATGGTCCTCCTGTCCCTGGGAGCCATGTTCCTGCTGGGCATGCCCGTGTTCATGAGCCTGGCCGTGGCCTCGGCCGTGGCCCTGGTTTACGGCGGCTATCTGCCCATGTCCGTAATTCACAACTCTATTTTTGACGGCCTGAATATTTTCCCCCTGCTGGCCATTCCCTGCTTCGTGATCGCCGGAACCTTGATGGAGTACGGCAACATCACCAACCAGATTGTCAACGTTGTCAAGCAACTGGTGGGCCGGATGCACGGCGGCCTGGGCGTGACCACGATCTTGGCCTGCACCTTTTTCGCGGCCATATCCGGGTCCGGCCCGGGCACCGTGGCCGCGGTGGGCACCATCCTGGTCCCGGCCATGATCCGTACCGGGTACAGCAAGGACTACGCCGCATCCGTGGCATCCTCGGGAGGAACCATCGGCCTGTTGATCCCGCCCAGCAATCCGATGATCATCTACGCCATTCTGGGCAACGTCTCGGTCACGGCCATGTTCACCGCGGGCTTTCTGCCCGGGTTCATCGTCGGTTTCTCCATGTGCATGACCGCCTGGCTGGTGGCCCGACAGAAAGGATTCGGCTTAAGTGAAGAAATCGAGCCTTTTTGTATGGGCAATTTTCTACGCTGCTGCCTGAAAAGCTTTTTCTCCCTGATTACGCCGGTGATCATCCTGGGTTCCATCTACACCGGCCTAGCCACGCCGGTGGAAGCTTCCGTACTGGCCATTGCCTGGGCCCTGTTCGTCGGATTCGTGATCAACCGCGCTTTGACGCTCTCCGGGGTCTACAAATCCCTGCTGGAAGGCTCGTTGATCTGCGGCGCGGTACTGCTCATCGTGGGCACTTCCACCCTGTTCGGACGCATCCTGACCTTCGAAGAGGCGCCGCAGCGTCTTGCCGCATTGGTCCTGGGGGTTTCCGAGGATCCGTTCATGGTGCTGATGATGATAGTCGGCGTGCTGGTCATTCTGGGCATGTTCATGGAAACCCTGTCCACGATCATCATCCTCGTGCCGGTACTCATGCCCATGATCCACATGCTGGGCATCGATCCGATTCACTTCGGCGTGGTCCTCGTGCTGACCAACCAGGTGGCCCTGTCCACGCCGCCGCTCGGGGTGAACCTCTTTGTGGCCTCGCGAATAGCCAATGTTTCGGTGGAGCGGATAGCGGTGGGAGTGCTGCCGTATCTGGTGGCTCTGTTCGCCTGTATTTTGTTGATCTCCTTTTTCCCGAAAATCTCCACCATTTTGCCCGAAATCTTCCTGGGGTACGTCGCCCGCTAA
- a CDS encoding TRAP transporter small permease gives MFLKSLRYVYDNFEEVFCALSVGTMVACLMIQVGVRWATGSGMAWTEELSRYSFLWTVFVGAALVAKHGTHVRITAQYLLMPLKVRLGFRMFTDLLWVCFNLYIAWLSWNVIQSNLLFPELSPVLGIVRAYVEMIIPFGFVLMSWRIVEGYIRRWLQGTLLQLVEQVQ, from the coding sequence ATGTTTTTGAAAAGCCTACGTTATGTCTATGACAATTTCGAGGAAGTATTCTGCGCACTAAGCGTGGGGACCATGGTCGCCTGTCTGATGATTCAGGTCGGGGTGCGCTGGGCCACCGGCTCCGGCATGGCCTGGACAGAGGAACTCAGCCGGTATTCTTTTTTGTGGACCGTATTTGTCGGCGCGGCTTTGGTGGCCAAGCACGGAACCCATGTGCGGATTACGGCCCAGTACCTGCTCATGCCCCTGAAAGTCCGTCTGGGGTTTCGGATGTTCACGGACCTGCTCTGGGTCTGTTTCAACCTTTATATTGCCTGGCTGAGCTGGAACGTGATCCAGAGCAATCTGCTGTTTCCGGAACTTTCGCCGGTCCTGGGCATCGTCCGGGCCTACGTGGAAATGATCATTCCCTTCGGCTTCGTACTGATGAGCTGGAGAATCGTCGAAGGGTACATCCGGCGATGGCTGCAAGGTACGCTTCTGCAACTCGTGGAACAGGTTCAATAA
- a CDS encoding TRAP transporter substrate-binding protein, translated as MKRVLLTIVSLALLFGAFPASAADYPSMTIRAATANPDGSLHVTAINKFKEIVEAESDGKIRVQTFYGGSMGDEQANVRQLRTQEIHLAVLAVGNLTPFAPQANIYYLPYMFPGIDTAYTLLSDEAFNAKMADKIAQQSGTRPLSWLIGGYRHLTNSVRPVTTIGDLQGLKIRTPPVEIQMESFRSWGVEPHPLAWTETFNALQQGVIDGQENPHAVNRDQKFWEVQKYITQLHYLLWVGPMLVSEPWFQRLDQPVKDLITKAATEAARYEWEWAAEQDQIALQACLDNGMEFHELEDEDVWMERARGLWPKFHEQVGGEEVINEALAVMAD; from the coding sequence ATGAAACGAGTGCTTCTGACCATCGTGTCCCTGGCCCTGTTGTTTGGCGCATTCCCCGCGTCCGCGGCCGACTATCCGAGCATGACCATCCGGGCGGCCACGGCCAACCCTGACGGCAGCCTGCATGTGACGGCCATCAACAAATTCAAGGAAATCGTGGAGGCCGAGTCCGACGGCAAGATCCGCGTCCAAACCTTTTACGGCGGCTCCATGGGCGACGAGCAGGCCAACGTCCGCCAGCTGCGCACCCAGGAAATCCACCTGGCCGTGCTGGCCGTGGGCAACCTGACGCCCTTCGCGCCCCAGGCCAACATCTACTACCTGCCCTACATGTTTCCGGGCATCGACACGGCCTACACCCTGCTCAGCGACGAGGCCTTCAACGCCAAGATGGCCGACAAGATCGCCCAGCAGAGCGGCACCCGGCCCTTGTCCTGGCTGATCGGCGGCTACCGGCACCTGACCAATTCCGTCCGGCCCGTAACCACCATCGGTGACCTTCAGGGCTTGAAGATTCGCACCCCCCCGGTGGAAATCCAGATGGAGAGCTTCCGCTCCTGGGGCGTGGAACCGCACCCCCTGGCCTGGACCGAGACGTTCAACGCCTTGCAGCAGGGAGTCATCGACGGTCAGGAAAATCCCCATGCCGTGAACCGGGACCAGAAGTTCTGGGAAGTCCAGAAGTACATCACTCAGTTGCACTATCTGCTTTGGGTGGGCCCGATGCTGGTCAGCGAGCCCTGGTTTCAGCGTCTGGATCAACCCGTGAAAGACCTGATCACCAAGGCCGCCACTGAGGCGGCTCGCTATGAGTGGGAATGGGCCGCGGAACAGGACCAGATCGCGTTGCAGGCGTGCCTGGATAACGGCATGGAATTCCATGAGTTGGAAGACGAGGACGTTTGGATGGAGCGCGCCCGTGGTTTGTGGCCCAAGTTCCATGAACAGGTGGGTGGCGAGGAAGTGATCAACGAGGCCCTGGCGGTCATGGCCGACTAA